One Sphingomicrobium sp. XHP0239 DNA segment encodes these proteins:
- a CDS encoding GlsB/YeaQ/YmgE family stress response membrane protein yields MNMLADYGVLVWILIGLVAGGIAKLIMPGKDPGGCIVTILLGIAGALLAGFLGQAVGWYEPGEGAGFFAAIVGALILLVIYRLVAKRR; encoded by the coding sequence ATGAATATGCTCGCAGATTATGGCGTCTTGGTGTGGATTCTGATTGGACTGGTCGCGGGCGGGATCGCCAAGCTCATCATGCCGGGCAAGGATCCCGGCGGTTGTATCGTCACCATCCTGCTCGGCATCGCCGGCGCGCTTCTGGCAGGTTTCCTCGGCCAGGCTGTCGGCTGGTACGAACCGGGCGAGGGCGCAGGCTTCTTTGCCGCGATCGTCGGCGCGCTCATCCTGCTCGTCATCTACCGGCTGGTGGCCAAGCGCCGCTAG
- a CDS encoding efflux RND transporter periplasmic adaptor subunit, which yields MNRETPLLTEDAARARKRRRIALLVGIGVIIVALFAAFALMREEGESGPSGPAAAEAQGAGGAPTVSVIVPGTSEIGQTIVAAGTLAARRDQSIGVSGQGGRVTRVLVEQGDFVQAGQLLASIERDVQVQQAAQQRASIDAAQADAELARNNLERARQLVDRGFVSQADVDQRQATYDSAVARVEVARAQLRQTQASIGLLDIRAPNSGLILERNIEVGQVVGGGTNAFRMARGGEMEMRAQVSQDDLGAINVGMPAVVRPTGTDNEFEGRVWQVEPTIDPQSRQGEVRIAIPYDGAIRPGGFAEARIGAGATTAPLLPQSAVLADAQGNYVMIVNDDNIVERRDVRIGNVDDRGVTIASGISGNERIISRAGSFVTIGREVSPIRESARTGAAE from the coding sequence ATGAACCGCGAAACTCCGCTGCTGACCGAAGACGCCGCCCGGGCACGCAAGCGGCGCCGGATCGCGCTCCTCGTCGGGATCGGCGTCATCATCGTGGCGCTCTTCGCGGCCTTTGCCCTGATGCGCGAGGAAGGCGAAAGCGGCCCCAGCGGCCCCGCCGCCGCGGAGGCGCAGGGCGCGGGCGGCGCTCCGACGGTGTCGGTCATCGTGCCGGGCACCAGCGAAATCGGCCAGACCATCGTCGCCGCCGGCACGCTTGCGGCGCGGCGCGACCAGTCGATCGGCGTGTCGGGACAGGGCGGCCGTGTCACCCGCGTCCTCGTCGAGCAGGGCGATTTCGTCCAGGCTGGCCAGCTTCTCGCCTCGATCGAACGCGACGTTCAGGTCCAGCAGGCCGCACAACAGCGCGCCAGCATCGACGCCGCGCAGGCCGACGCCGAACTCGCCCGCAACAATCTGGAACGCGCGCGCCAGCTCGTCGACCGCGGTTTCGTCAGCCAGGCCGACGTCGACCAGAGGCAGGCGACCTACGACAGCGCGGTCGCCCGGGTCGAAGTCGCCCGCGCCCAGCTTCGCCAGACGCAGGCCTCGATCGGCCTTCTCGACATTCGCGCGCCCAATTCGGGCCTCATCCTCGAACGCAACATCGAGGTCGGCCAGGTCGTGGGCGGCGGCACCAACGCCTTCCGCATGGCACGGGGCGGCGAGATGGAAATGCGCGCACAGGTCAGCCAGGACGATCTCGGCGCGATCAACGTCGGCATGCCCGCGGTCGTGAGGCCGACCGGCACCGACAACGAGTTCGAGGGCCGCGTGTGGCAGGTCGAACCGACCATCGATCCGCAGAGCCGCCAGGGCGAAGTGCGCATCGCGATCCCCTACGACGGCGCGATCCGTCCCGGCGGGTTCGCCGAGGCGCGCATCGGCGCCGGCGCCACCACCGCGCCGTTGCTGCCCCAATCGGCGGTTCTCGCCGACGCGCAGGGCAATTACGTGATGATCGTCAACGACGACAATATCGTCGAGCGGCGCGACGTGCGCATCGGCAATGTCGACGATCGCGGTGTCACCATCGCCAGCGGTATCAGCGGGAACGAGCGGATCATCAGCCGCGCGGGCAGTTTCGTCACCATCGGGCGCGAGGTTTCCCCGATCCGCGAGAGCGCGCGGACCGGAGCGGCCGAATGA
- a CDS encoding efflux RND transporter permease subunit, whose translation MNFRNISAWSVRNPVPPIVLFAILLLAGAVSFAEMEITNQPDIDFPAATIGISQPGAAPEELENQVTQRVEAAIRSIEGVDEINSSINQGYSNTFVQFEIGTETDRAVNDVRNAIGQIRGDLPAGILEPQVSRVDISGDSLSFIAARTTDMTLEELSWYIDNEVSRQLLGAEGVAEVSRFGGVNREISVTLRPEALQAQGLTAAAVNNQLRQLNINAAGGQTELAGTRQTVRVLGNASSAADLAQTQIATGRGTTVRLRDIAEVRDSSSEQTSYARMNGEEVVVFNFARAKGQSDVNAYNNGWDVLTQIETDDPRIDFIEISNSVDYTMVQYNSSIQALIEGAALAVLVVFLFLRDFRATIIAAVAIPLSAIPAFFFMDLMSINLNFLSLLALALVAGVLVDDAIVEIENIVRHMRMGKSAYQASIDAADEIALAVLATTTTIVAVFLPVALMPGISGQFFQNFGFTVVLAVLVSLFVARMITPLMAAYFLRDEGHEHKEDGWLMRKYLSVLRWTLSHRKSKEKLEALDEPPMKRVYRQVPLILAAIAAFVVTLLPYFIARPQEDGTMGEPKSFDGIPSLFEFALFYGLTFLVMALALSILSMLLAAIVGVFASGNGWGARGKYRLYRVGARFRDHRLAAVAGGVLTLIATFFLFTSLSFQFSPQEDQDSSTVNISLPPGATIEQTAAIVEQVAATVQEHPQVDTVFQRIFTGNGNVNVLWKEDRPEPSYEYEREIAPSLTQIPDARINFQTQGGGGPGGGGQAITVYLGSSDPVLLEETAYQIAEEMSGLDMLVGPRVTGDDIRPEINIIPRFDLAADLGVTTTSLSQTIRIATLGEIEQNSARFSLSDRQVPIRVALSEEERENIDTLLNLPVPTSNGGSVPLRSVAEIGFGSGPTTIQRTDQLRRIAVGTDIAPETEIGDARAAINELPTLQELPRGVRRLELGEEKWQAELLNNFFIALGSGVLLMFAVLVLLYRRFLSPFVNMGSLLLAPLGAAIALHLAGKPISLPVFIGVLLLFGIVAKNSILLVDFAIDMMDRGMDKEKAIEEAGHKRAQPIVMTTVAMVAGMIPIALSLHGDGSWREPMGYAVIGGLLFSTLLTLLLVPAYFSLALDLERKLGARFAGLVNENEQGRIRQQGDEPRALPAE comes from the coding sequence ATGAACTTCCGCAATATTTCCGCCTGGTCGGTACGCAATCCCGTCCCGCCGATCGTCCTCTTCGCGATCCTGCTGCTGGCGGGCGCGGTGTCGTTTGCGGAAATGGAAATCACCAACCAGCCCGACATCGACTTTCCCGCCGCGACCATCGGCATTTCCCAGCCGGGCGCCGCGCCCGAGGAACTGGAAAACCAGGTCACGCAGCGCGTCGAGGCCGCGATCCGCTCGATCGAGGGCGTCGATGAAATCAACAGCTCGATCAACCAGGGCTATTCCAACACCTTCGTCCAGTTCGAGATCGGCACCGAGACAGACCGCGCCGTCAACGACGTCCGCAACGCCATCGGCCAGATCCGCGGCGATCTTCCCGCCGGCATCCTCGAACCGCAGGTCAGCCGCGTCGACATTTCGGGCGATTCGCTGAGCTTCATCGCCGCGCGCACCACCGACATGACGCTCGAGGAGCTGTCCTGGTACATCGACAACGAAGTGTCGCGCCAACTGCTCGGCGCCGAAGGCGTGGCCGAGGTCAGCCGCTTCGGCGGCGTCAACCGCGAGATCAGCGTGACGCTCCGTCCCGAAGCGCTGCAGGCGCAGGGCCTGACCGCCGCGGCGGTCAACAACCAGCTTCGCCAGCTCAACATCAACGCCGCCGGGGGACAGACCGAATTGGCGGGCACGCGGCAGACCGTGCGCGTCCTCGGGAACGCCTCCAGCGCCGCCGACCTCGCGCAGACCCAGATCGCCACCGGGCGCGGCACGACCGTGCGCCTTCGCGACATTGCCGAAGTGCGCGATTCCTCCAGCGAGCAGACCAGCTACGCGCGGATGAACGGCGAGGAAGTCGTCGTCTTCAACTTCGCCCGCGCCAAGGGCCAGTCCGACGTCAATGCCTACAACAACGGCTGGGACGTCCTGACTCAGATCGAGACCGACGATCCGCGCATCGACTTCATCGAGATCTCGAACAGCGTCGACTATACGATGGTCCAGTATAACAGCTCGATCCAGGCACTGATCGAAGGCGCCGCGCTGGCGGTGCTGGTCGTCTTCCTGTTCCTGCGCGATTTCCGTGCCACGATCATCGCCGCGGTCGCGATCCCGCTGTCGGCCATCCCGGCCTTCTTCTTCATGGACCTCATGTCCATCAACCTCAATTTCCTCAGCCTGCTCGCGCTCGCGCTGGTCGCGGGGGTATTGGTCGACGATGCGATCGTGGAGATCGAGAATATCGTCAGACACATGCGAATGGGCAAATCCGCCTATCAGGCGAGTATCGATGCCGCCGACGAGATCGCGCTGGCCGTGCTCGCCACCACCACCACTATCGTCGCCGTGTTCCTGCCGGTCGCGCTGATGCCCGGTATCTCGGGACAATTCTTCCAGAACTTCGGCTTCACCGTCGTCCTTGCGGTGCTGGTCAGCCTGTTCGTGGCGCGCATGATCACCCCGCTCATGGCCGCCTACTTCCTCCGCGACGAGGGGCATGAGCACAAGGAAGACGGCTGGCTGATGCGCAAGTATCTCTCGGTGCTGCGCTGGACCCTGTCGCATCGCAAGTCGAAGGAGAAGCTGGAGGCACTCGACGAACCGCCGATGAAGCGCGTCTACCGTCAGGTCCCGCTGATCCTCGCCGCGATCGCCGCGTTCGTCGTCACGCTGCTTCCCTATTTCATCGCCCGTCCGCAGGAAGACGGCACGATGGGCGAACCCAAGAGCTTCGACGGGATTCCCTCGCTGTTCGAGTTCGCGCTTTTCTACGGGCTGACGTTCCTCGTCATGGCGCTGGCGCTCAGCATTCTCTCCATGCTCCTCGCCGCGATCGTCGGCGTGTTCGCCAGCGGCAACGGCTGGGGCGCACGCGGCAAGTATCGTCTCTATCGCGTCGGGGCGCGCTTCCGCGACCATCGCCTCGCGGCGGTGGCGGGCGGCGTGCTCACGCTGATCGCGACCTTCTTCCTGTTCACCAGCCTGTCGTTCCAATTCTCCCCGCAGGAGGATCAGGATTCCTCGACCGTGAACATCAGCCTGCCCCCCGGCGCGACCATCGAACAGACCGCCGCGATCGTCGAACAGGTCGCCGCCACGGTGCAGGAGCATCCGCAGGTCGACACCGTCTTCCAGCGGATCTTCACCGGCAATGGCAACGTCAACGTCTTGTGGAAGGAGGACCGGCCCGAACCTTCCTATGAATATGAACGCGAGATCGCGCCCTCGCTGACGCAGATCCCCGATGCGCGCATAAATTTCCAGACGCAGGGCGGCGGCGGCCCCGGCGGCGGCGGTCAGGCCATCACCGTCTATCTCGGCTCGTCCGACCCCGTGCTGCTCGAGGAAACAGCCTACCAGATCGCCGAGGAAATGAGCGGACTGGACATGCTGGTCGGTCCGCGCGTGACCGGCGACGATATCCGTCCCGAGATCAACATCATCCCGCGCTTCGACCTTGCCGCCGACCTCGGGGTCACCACGACCTCGCTGAGCCAGACGATCCGCATCGCGACGCTGGGCGAGATCGAACAGAACAGTGCCCGTTTCAGCCTGTCCGACCGTCAGGTCCCGATCCGCGTCGCCCTGTCGGAAGAAGAGCGCGAGAATATCGATACGCTTCTCAACCTGCCGGTGCCGACGTCGAACGGCGGCTCGGTGCCGCTGCGTTCGGTCGCGGAAATCGGCTTCGGCTCCGGTCCGACCACCATCCAGCGCACCGATCAGTTGCGCCGCATTGCGGTGGGGACCGACATCGCGCCCGAAACGGAAATCGGTGACGCCCGCGCGGCGATCAACGAACTGCCGACGCTGCAGGAACTGCCGCGTGGCGTCCGCCGTCTCGAACTGGGCGAGGAGAAATGGCAGGCCGAACTGCTCAACAACTTCTTCATCGCCCTCGGCTCCGGCGTGCTGCTGATGTTCGCGGTGCTCGTGCTGCTCTATCGCCGCTTCCTGTCGCCCTTCGTCAACATGGGCTCGCTATTGCTGGCACCGCTCGGCGCGGCGATCGCGCTGCATCTCGCGGGCAAGCCGATCTCGCTTCCCGTTTTCATCGGCGTGCTTCTGCTGTTCGGAATCGTGGCGAAGAACTCGATCCTGCTGGTCGATTTCGCGATCGACATGATGGACCGCGGCATGGACAAGGAAAAGGCGATCGAGGAAGCGGGTCACAAGCGCGCCCAGCCCATCGTCATGACCACGGTGGCGATGGTGGCGGGGATGATCCCGATCGCGCTGTCGCTGCACGGCGACGGCAGCTGGCGCGAACCGATGGGCTATGCCGTTATCGGCGGGTTGCTCTTCTCCACTCTGCTGACGCTCCTTCTCGTGCCCGCCTATTTCAGTCTCGCGCTGGATCTGGAACGCAAGCTGGGGGCGCGCTTCGCCGGTCTCGTCAACGAGAACGAGCAGGGCCGTATCCGCCAGCAGGGGGACGAACCGCGCGCGCTGCCTGCGGAGTGA
- a CDS encoding SIMPL domain-containing protein, translating into MTNRTILALALGAACPAVLAVPAAAQVASPVTVQPVTIDINATGTVDAVPDLAIVNAGVEVRAPTAAAALREASDRIEAILGALEAAGVEDRDIQTSRVSLNPQFDYSERSEPRLTGYAASNTVNVRFRDIERAGTIVDALVQAGANQVNGPSFTFADPDPLTERARMEALRMGEERARAYAAALGKRDVRLVYVSEGVNGMAPPPVPMAMAEQSITVTGARKVPLRPGEQEIGVGLSMRYELR; encoded by the coding sequence ATGACCAATCGCACGATCCTCGCGCTGGCGCTGGGCGCCGCCTGCCCTGCCGTCCTCGCCGTGCCCGCCGCCGCGCAGGTGGCCAGCCCCGTGACGGTGCAACCCGTCACCATCGACATCAACGCGACCGGAACGGTCGACGCGGTCCCCGATCTCGCCATCGTCAACGCGGGCGTGGAGGTGCGCGCCCCGACTGCCGCCGCCGCGCTGCGCGAGGCGAGCGACCGGATCGAGGCGATCCTCGGCGCGCTCGAGGCGGCAGGGGTGGAGGATCGCGACATCCAGACGTCGCGCGTAAGCCTCAACCCGCAGTTCGATTATTCGGAGCGCAGCGAGCCGCGGCTGACCGGCTATGCCGCCAGCAACACTGTCAACGTCCGGTTTCGGGACATCGAGCGAGCGGGGACGATCGTCGATGCGCTCGTCCAAGCCGGCGCCAACCAAGTGAACGGTCCCAGCTTCACCTTCGCCGACCCCGATCCGCTGACCGAACGGGCACGGATGGAGGCGCTTCGCATGGGCGAGGAACGGGCCCGCGCCTATGCCGCGGCGCTCGGCAAGCGCGACGTGCGGCTGGTCTACGTGTCCGAGGGCGTCAACGGGATGGCGCCTCCGCCGGTCCCGATGGCGATGGCCGAACAATCGATCACGGTGACGGGCGCGCGCAAGGTGCCGCTGCGACCGGGCGAACAGGAGATCGGTGTCGGCCTGTCGATGCGCTACGAACTGCGCTGA
- a CDS encoding GlsB/YeaQ/YmgE family stress response membrane protein, whose translation MLTWILIIIVGGILGWLASIVMRTDAQQGILLNIVVGIVGAVLGGLLLAPLLGGGSITSGDFSISSLLISLLGAIILLAIVNLVRRGSVR comes from the coding sequence ATGTTGACGTGGATTCTCATCATCATCGTTGGCGGTATTCTGGGCTGGCTTGCCAGCATCGTCATGCGCACCGATGCCCAGCAGGGCATTCTTCTCAATATCGTGGTCGGCATCGTCGGCGCGGTGCTGGGTGGCCTGCTGCTTGCTCCGCTACTGGGTGGCGGTAGCATCACCAGTGGCGACTTCTCGATCTCGAGCCTGCTGATCTCGCTTCTCGGCGCGATCATCCTGCTTGCCATCGTGAACCTGGTGCGTCGCGGTTCCGTCCGCTAG
- the mnmA gene encoding tRNA 2-thiouridine(34) synthase MnmA, protein MLPAFDLPCAPGDARIVVAMSGGVDSSVVAHLAHETGAEVIGVTLQLYDHGEAAARSGSCCAGQDIYDAKTVCDTLGIAHYVLDYESRFREGVIDQFADQYAMGRTPIPCSQCNQGVKFVDLLAFARELGATCLATGHYVRRRTGDDGKPQMWKGRDPRRDQSYFLYGTTLDQLDFLRFPLGDLPKDEVRSLAAKAGLEVADKPDSQDICFVPDGDYASLVKKLRPETAAPGAIVDLDGNRLGEHPGVVHYTIGQRRGLDIGGQPEPLYVVRIDPDAREVVVGPKAALAIASVGIEDVNWIGEDQRTVEAKVRSLAPPVSAMRVEDGVRFDAPQYGVAPGQSAVFYDGDRLLGGGTIVSTQAAVREAA, encoded by the coding sequence ATGCTTCCCGCCTTCGACCTTCCCTGCGCCCCGGGCGACGCGCGCATCGTCGTCGCCATGTCGGGCGGCGTGGATTCCAGCGTGGTCGCTCACCTGGCGCACGAAACCGGCGCCGAGGTGATCGGCGTGACGCTCCAGCTTTACGATCATGGCGAGGCGGCGGCGCGTTCGGGGAGCTGCTGCGCGGGGCAGGACATCTACGATGCGAAGACGGTCTGCGACACGCTGGGCATCGCGCATTACGTGCTCGATTACGAATCGCGCTTTCGCGAGGGGGTGATCGACCAGTTCGCCGATCAATATGCGATGGGGCGCACGCCGATCCCGTGCAGCCAGTGCAACCAGGGCGTGAAGTTCGTCGACCTGCTCGCCTTCGCGCGCGAACTGGGGGCGACCTGCCTTGCGACCGGTCATTACGTTCGCCGCCGGACTGGCGACGACGGCAAGCCGCAGATGTGGAAGGGCCGGGATCCGCGTCGGGACCAGAGCTATTTCCTCTACGGAACCACGCTGGACCAGCTCGATTTCCTTCGCTTCCCGCTCGGCGACCTGCCGAAGGACGAGGTGCGTTCGCTGGCGGCGAAGGCGGGGCTGGAGGTTGCCGACAAGCCCGACAGCCAGGACATCTGTTTCGTCCCCGACGGGGATTATGCGTCGCTGGTCAAGAAGCTGCGCCCCGAAACCGCGGCGCCCGGTGCGATCGTCGATCTCGACGGCAACCGCCTCGGCGAACATCCCGGCGTCGTCCATTATACCATCGGCCAGCGGCGCGGGCTCGATATCGGCGGCCAGCCCGAACCGCTCTACGTCGTGCGCATCGATCCCGACGCGCGCGAGGTGGTCGTGGGACCGAAGGCCGCACTGGCGATCGCATCGGTGGGCATCGAGGATGTGAACTGGATCGGCGAGGACCAGCGCACGGTGGAAGCGAAGGTCCGCAGCCTCGCCCCGCCCGTCTCCGCCATGCGGGTCGAGGACGGCGTGCGATTCGACGCGCCCCAGTATGGGGTCGCGCCGGGCCAGTCGGCGGTCTTCTACGACGGCGATCGGTTGTTGGGCGGCGGCACGATCGTCTCGACGCAGGCGGCGGTTCGCGAAGCGGCCTAG
- a CDS encoding PhzF family phenazine biosynthesis protein: MKIPFTQVDAFVLDGKSLTGNPAAVMVLEDWLPDDLLQAIAVENNLSETAFLKRSDGEADWDLRWFTPGSEVDLCGHATLASGHVLIGSGDRVRFATRAGLLTVEREEGRLVVDLPASTGLEPVEDDALIEALGVMPRALMRTTGAAEDALLVLVDDEAAVRACAPDYPALRSHDALVVVTAPGEATDIASRVFAVAYGIDEDPVTGAAHAAIAPWWANQLGRTRFSALQASDRGGMLDVEVRDDRVALGGRCVTVIEGEFRL; this comes from the coding sequence GCAAGTCGCTGACGGGTAATCCGGCGGCGGTCATGGTGCTCGAGGACTGGCTTCCCGACGATCTGCTGCAGGCCATCGCGGTCGAGAACAACCTGTCGGAGACCGCCTTCCTGAAGCGTTCGGACGGCGAGGCCGACTGGGACCTTCGCTGGTTCACGCCCGGATCCGAAGTCGACCTGTGCGGTCACGCCACCCTCGCCAGCGGCCACGTGCTGATCGGGTCCGGCGATCGCGTCCGCTTCGCCACCCGCGCCGGCCTGCTGACGGTCGAACGCGAGGAAGGCCGGCTGGTCGTCGATCTGCCCGCCTCGACCGGCCTCGAACCGGTCGAGGACGATGCGCTGATCGAGGCGCTCGGCGTCATGCCGCGCGCGCTGATGCGGACCACCGGCGCGGCGGAGGATGCGCTATTGGTGCTGGTCGACGACGAGGCCGCCGTTCGCGCCTGCGCGCCCGACTATCCCGCGCTGCGGTCCCACGATGCGCTGGTGGTCGTCACCGCCCCGGGCGAGGCGACCGACATCGCCAGCCGCGTGTTCGCGGTTGCCTACGGTATCGACGAGGACCCGGTGACCGGCGCCGCCCATGCGGCGATCGCGCCGTGGTGGGCCAACCAGCTGGGACGGACCAGGTTCAGCGCGCTGCAGGCCAGCGATCGCGGCGGCATGCTCGACGTCGAGGTCCGGGACGACCGGGTCGCGCTCGGCGGGCGCTGCGTGACCGTGATCGAGGGTGAGTTCCGGCTCTAG
- a CDS encoding DUF1153 domain-containing protein: MLENQNIKPAQVIGPLGEPLTLDSLPPPSTTRWVVRRKAEVVAAVNGGLLTVDEACERYALSLEEFTSWQRAVDRSGMPGLRVTRLKHYRDQYERQQRL, encoded by the coding sequence ATGCTCGAGAACCAGAACATCAAGCCTGCGCAAGTGATCGGCCCGCTCGGCGAACCGCTGACGCTCGACTCGCTCCCGCCGCCCTCGACGACTCGCTGGGTCGTCCGGCGCAAGGCCGAAGTGGTGGCCGCGGTGAACGGTGGACTGCTGACCGTCGACGAAGCCTGCGAGCGCTATGCCCTCAGCCTCGAGGAGTTCACCAGCTGGCAGCGTGCGGTCGACCGTTCGGGGATGCCCGGGCTCCGGGTCACGCGGCTCAAGCATTATCGCGACCAGTACGAGCGCCAGCAGCGCCTCTAG